The segment TAAACATCGGGAATCTTCAATTCCTTGATGATCCTTGCGAATTGGCCGACTCTCTGTTTGTCGTATCCTGTCACCGTTATCTTCGTCTGCTTGTCGATCTTCACATCCAGCCCTTCTGGAATAGCAAGATCGATCTGGTGAGTGTGCCCCAGATTGAAGGAAACCACTCTTCCCTGGACCTGTGCTTTATATCCTATCCCTTCGATCTCCAGTTCCTTCTTGAAACCCTCCGTTAGACCCTTCACCGCATTGTTCAGGAGTGCTCTCATCAGACCATGGAGGGCTTTTTGCGATCCAGTATCACTGGAGCGTGTTACGATA is part of the Acidobacteriota bacterium genome and harbors:
- the rplF gene encoding 50S ribosomal protein L6, which codes for MSRIGKRPIDIPVGIKVRTKEGLVHVEGGKGKLTYKIPDGIGIRIDDSRIIVTRSSDTGSQKALHGLMRALLNNAVKGLTEGFKKELEIEGIGYKAQVQGRVVSFNLGHTHQIDLAIPEGLDVKIDKQTKITVTGYDKQRVGQFARIIKELKIPDVYKHKGIKYAGELLRKKVGKTGA